The DNA sequence GGTGGACACCCCCCTTCCAACTGCCTATACTTCCAATGTTGCCCGCCCCAAGGCGGGCTTTTACCAGCGACCCCGGCCCCGACCGGCGGGCTGGGAGCACGGCTTTCGGCCAAGGCCGGGGCCGCGCGAAAGGAGCACCAACATGGCGAAAGACGGACCTCGCATCATCGTGAAGATGGAAAGCACCGCTGGCACGGGCTTTTATTACACGACCACCAAGAACCGCCGCAACACGCAGGCCAAGATGGAACTGCGCAAGTACGACCCCGTGGCGAAAAAGCATGTCGTGTTCAAGGAGAAGAAGGTCTGAGACCGGGACCGGGCTGCTTTGATGGCCCGGCCAGGTCCCACCTTCCTCTCCGCCTGAACGTGACGGCGGCAACCAGGTGAGCGGATGAAACTGATTCAGTACTTGCGGGACTCCCGCGCGGAACTGGCGCGTGTGACGTGGCCTACGCGGCAGGGCGTCATCGAGGGCACGCAGGCCGTCTTGATCTTCGTGGTCGCCCTGACCCTGATCGTGTTCGCGATGGACTCCCTTTTCGGCGCGCTCGTGCGGGCGGTGCTGCCGTGAGCATCGAGTGGTACGCGGTGCACACCTACGTCGGTCAGGAAGACCGCGTGGAGCAGCACCTGATGGAGCGCGCCCGGAAGCTCGGGATGCTCCACTCCAAGATTTTCCAGGTTCTCCAGCCCAAGGAAAAGGCGATGGAGTTGCAGGAGGGCGGCAAGAAGGTCGAGGTCGAGCGCAAGCTCTTCCCGGGCTACGTCTTCGTGCAGATGGACGTGGAAGACGACGATTCCCCGGGGGAACTCGGTGAGTCGTGGGAGGTCGTGCGCGGGACGAACGGCGTCACCGGTTTTGTCGGCACGGCAACCCGGCCGGTGCCCCTCTCGCCCGACGAGGTGCAGCGCCTGCTCGCCTCGGTGGGCGTGGCGGCGCAGCCCCAGGAGGAAGCGCCCCGCGTCAAGGTCAACCTCAAGCCGGGCGACATGGTTCGCGTGACGGGTGGACCTTTCGCCGATTTCAGCGGCGTGATCAGCGAGGTCAACGCCCCGCAGGCGAAGGTCAAGGTGCTCGTGAGCATCTTCGGCCGCGAGACGCCCGTCGAACTCGACTTCGCGCAGGTCGCCAAGTAGGTCGGCGGGGCGGGGTTGGCAGCCTTGCCCCGGACCTGTAGACTTGCAAAGTTGCCGCAGTGGTGGCCCCAGGGCTTTCCGACTGCGGAACTTAGCGCCCGCACCCCGCCCCTCCCTGTGCCCAATGGGACGGAGAGACGCCGGGGGAGCTAAGGAGGAAACAGCATGGCAAAGAAAGTGACCGGGATCGTGAAGCTTCAGCTTCCGGCCGGAAAGGCGACGCCCGCCCCGCCCGTGGGGCCCGCGCTCGGCCAGTACGGCGCGAACATCATGGGGTTCACGAAGGAGTTCAACGCGGCGACCGCCGACAAGGGTGACGCGATCATCCCCGTGGAGATCACCATCTACGCAGACCGCTCCTTTACCTTCATCACCAAGACGCCGCCCATGAGCTACCTGATCCGCAAGGCGGCGGGGCTCCAGAAGGGCAGCGCCACCCCCAACAAGGCCAAGGTCGGCAAGCTGAACTGGGATCAGGTCATGGAGATCGCCCGCACCAAGATGCCTGACCTGAACGCCGGGAGCGTCGAGGCCGCCGCGAACACCGTGGCCGGTACCGCCCGCAGCATGGGCGTGACCATCGAGGGGGCCCCCCATGCCTAAGCACGGCAAGCGTTACCGCGCCCTGGTAGACCGGGTGGACCGCTCCAAGCAGTACACCATCGACGAGGCCGCCACGCTCGTCAGGGAACTCGCCACCGCGAAGTTCGACGAGACGGTGGAAGTGCACTTCCGCCTGGGGATCGACCCCCGCAAGAGTGATCAGAACGTGCGCGGCACGGTGTCCCTGCCCCACGGCACGGGCCGCAGCGTGCGCGTCGCGGTGATCACCCGGGGCGATAACGTGGCCGCTGCGGAGGCCGCCGGAGCGGACGTGGTGGGCGCCGAGGACCTGATCGAGCGCATTGCGAACGGCTTTCTCGACTTTGACGCCGTGGTGGCGACGCCCGACGTGATGGCCCTCGTCGGCCAGCGCCTCGCCCGTCTCCTTGGGCCGCGCGGCCTGCTGCCCAACCCCAAGAGCGGGACGGTCGGCACGGACGTGGCGGGAATGGTACGCGGGCTCAAGGCGGGCCGCATCGAGTTTCGCAACGACAAGACGGGCGTGGTGCACGCGCCCATCGGGAAGGCGAGCTTCGAATCGGGCAACCTCAGCGCGAACTATACGGCCCTGCTGAATGCCCTGGAGGCCGCCAAGCCCGGCGCCGCCAAGGGCGTGTACCTCCGCAGCGCGCACCTGACGACCACGATGGGGCCGAGCATTCCCCTGACGCTGGGTGCGC is a window from the Deinococcus aestuarii genome containing:
- the secE gene encoding preprotein translocase subunit SecE, whose protein sequence is MKLIQYLRDSRAELARVTWPTRQGVIEGTQAVLIFVVALTLIVFAMDSLFGALVRAVLP
- the nusG gene encoding transcription termination/antitermination protein NusG; amino-acid sequence: MSIEWYAVHTYVGQEDRVEQHLMERARKLGMLHSKIFQVLQPKEKAMELQEGGKKVEVERKLFPGYVFVQMDVEDDDSPGELGESWEVVRGTNGVTGFVGTATRPVPLSPDEVQRLLASVGVAAQPQEEAPRVKVNLKPGDMVRVTGGPFADFSGVISEVNAPQAKVKVLVSIFGRETPVELDFAQVAK
- the rplK gene encoding 50S ribosomal protein L11, whose protein sequence is MAKKVTGIVKLQLPAGKATPAPPVGPALGQYGANIMGFTKEFNAATADKGDAIIPVEITIYADRSFTFITKTPPMSYLIRKAAGLQKGSATPNKAKVGKLNWDQVMEIARTKMPDLNAGSVEAAANTVAGTARSMGVTIEGAPHA
- the rplA gene encoding 50S ribosomal protein L1 codes for the protein MPKHGKRYRALVDRVDRSKQYTIDEAATLVRELATAKFDETVEVHFRLGIDPRKSDQNVRGTVSLPHGTGRSVRVAVITRGDNVAAAEAAGADVVGAEDLIERIANGFLDFDAVVATPDVMALVGQRLARLLGPRGLLPNPKSGTVGTDVAGMVRGLKAGRIEFRNDKTGVVHAPIGKASFESGNLSANYTALLNALEAAKPGAAKGVYLRSAHLTTTMGPSIPLTLGAQA
- the rpmG gene encoding 50S ribosomal protein L33, with amino-acid sequence MAKDGPRIIVKMESTAGTGFYYTTTKNRRNTQAKMELRKYDPVAKKHVVFKEKKV